One stretch of Fictibacillus sp. b24 DNA includes these proteins:
- a CDS encoding MFS transporter, which translates to MKRFTKEENSWMYYDWANSAYSIIISTAVFPLFFKAAATKAGVSPSDSTAYLGYTIAIATFILAMLSPVLGTIADYRGLKKKFFTFFFVLGLISTASLAFVPSDQWLLLLVCYTLTAIGSSGSNVFYDAFITDVTTEERMNRVSSRGFGLGYIGSTIPFLISIAIIVLSQNEVLPISTTFASKIAFLITAVWWGIFTIPMLKNVYQKYGIEREPKPVLNSFKRLGKTIKEIQKYRALFLFLLAYFFYIDGVGTIITMSTAYGSDLGISSTNLLIILFVTQVVAAPFAILYGRLAEKFTGKKMLYVGIAVYIIVCIYAYFLETTLDFWILAMLVATSQGGIQALSRAYFAKLVPKENSNEFFGFYNIFGKFASIMGPLLIAVTAQVTGNSSSAVFSLVILFIIGMTILMFVPEPKVDSSHTISA; encoded by the coding sequence ATGAAACGGTTTACGAAAGAAGAAAACAGCTGGATGTATTATGATTGGGCAAATTCCGCTTACTCTATTATTATCTCGACTGCTGTATTTCCTTTATTCTTTAAAGCGGCTGCTACGAAAGCTGGAGTAAGTCCATCTGATTCAACGGCATATCTAGGTTATACGATTGCCATCGCAACTTTTATTTTAGCGATGCTCAGTCCAGTACTCGGAACAATTGCTGATTATAGAGGACTTAAGAAAAAGTTCTTTACCTTCTTTTTTGTACTCGGTCTTATATCTACTGCTTCCTTGGCCTTTGTTCCAAGTGATCAATGGCTGCTTTTACTAGTCTGTTATACCTTAACTGCAATAGGTTCTAGCGGATCAAACGTCTTTTATGATGCCTTTATTACGGATGTAACCACTGAGGAAAGAATGAACAGAGTTTCGTCAAGAGGGTTCGGTTTAGGATATATCGGAAGTACAATTCCTTTTTTAATCAGCATCGCTATTATTGTATTATCTCAAAATGAAGTGCTTCCGATCTCAACAACATTTGCTAGTAAAATTGCATTTTTGATCACCGCAGTATGGTGGGGGATTTTTACGATTCCTATGCTGAAAAACGTCTACCAAAAATACGGTATTGAACGTGAACCAAAACCCGTTCTTAATAGCTTTAAACGATTAGGGAAAACGATAAAAGAAATTCAAAAATACCGTGCTTTGTTTTTATTTTTACTTGCTTATTTCTTTTATATCGATGGAGTGGGAACGATTATTACGATGTCCACAGCATATGGCTCAGATTTAGGGATCAGTTCTACCAACTTATTAATAATCCTTTTTGTCACCCAAGTGGTTGCAGCCCCTTTTGCCATTTTATACGGAAGATTAGCAGAAAAGTTTACGGGTAAGAAAATGCTTTACGTAGGAATCGCGGTTTACATTATAGTTTGTATTTATGCGTATTTCCTTGAAACGACGTTAGATTTTTGGATATTAGCTATGCTCGTTGCTACCTCACAAGGTGGTATTCAGGCATTGAGCCGTGCTTATTTTGCAAAACTAGTACCAAAAGAAAATTCGAATGAATTCTTTGGTTTTTATAACATTTTCGGTAAGTTTGCTTCCATAATGGGGCCATTGTTAATTGCCGTTACAGCGCAGGTTACTGGAAACTCATCAAGTGCGGTGTTCAGCCTGGTTATTCTATTCATCATCGGCATGACGATCCTTATGTTTGTACCAGAACCGAAAGTCGATTCTTCACATACAATCAGCGCATAG
- a CDS encoding alkaline phosphatase family protein yields the protein MSRLTDYLVVISFDCLSSLDLPMLEQLPHFKDFLQRGSHCKHVETIYPSVTYPCHTTIVTGNYPKNHGVVNNTFLQPGRVSPDWYWHRKHVRGTTLYDEAKNAGMKTAALLWPVTARANIDYNMPEIFANRKYHHQIPVSLINGSKRYQLDMNRRFGHLRNGLHQPELDDFVLASTVHTIKNKKPQLLLVHFVDLDSQRHYHGFSSKEAMDALKRHDNRLGKIVQALKDADIYDDTTIAVLGDHSALDEYKAIKLNVLFREHHLLDVDTKGRLKNWKAYCKSCDGSAYIYVKNSSDTHTKEVVRRLLENLISNETNGIEKIYSQKEAEAMGADENCSFMVEAKRGFYFNEEYEGTLFHEITDRDVRAKRYTHACHGYSPEKENYTTILMLAGKGVQQDAVIRSMHLVDEGPTFARLLGLNLGQTDGQVIENFLTL from the coding sequence ATGTCTCGTCTCACCGATTATTTAGTCGTAATTTCTTTTGATTGTCTATCTTCTCTTGATTTACCTATGTTGGAGCAGCTTCCACATTTTAAAGATTTCCTGCAGCGGGGTTCGCACTGTAAACATGTCGAGACGATCTACCCTTCTGTGACGTACCCTTGTCATACAACGATTGTGACCGGTAATTACCCGAAGAACCATGGGGTCGTTAATAATACGTTTCTTCAACCAGGAAGAGTCTCTCCAGATTGGTATTGGCACCGTAAACATGTGCGAGGGACAACTTTATATGATGAAGCTAAAAATGCAGGCATGAAAACGGCCGCTTTATTATGGCCGGTTACCGCTAGAGCAAATATTGACTATAATATGCCTGAGATTTTTGCGAACCGAAAATATCATCATCAAATTCCGGTTTCGCTTATAAACGGCAGCAAACGATATCAACTAGATATGAACCGGCGATTTGGCCATTTGCGAAACGGATTGCATCAGCCAGAACTCGATGATTTTGTGTTAGCGTCCACTGTACATACCATTAAAAATAAAAAACCACAGCTTTTACTTGTGCATTTCGTTGATCTGGATTCACAGAGACATTATCATGGCTTTTCTTCAAAGGAAGCAATGGATGCTCTAAAACGACATGACAATCGGCTTGGAAAAATCGTTCAAGCCTTAAAGGATGCTGATATTTACGATGACACAACAATCGCTGTCTTGGGTGACCACAGCGCTTTAGATGAATACAAAGCGATTAAACTCAACGTTCTGTTCAGAGAGCATCACTTACTTGATGTCGATACAAAGGGCCGGTTGAAAAATTGGAAAGCCTATTGCAAAAGTTGCGATGGTTCAGCATATATTTACGTAAAGAATTCTTCAGACACTCATACAAAGGAGGTAGTAAGGAGACTGCTAGAGAATTTAATAAGCAATGAAACAAACGGAATTGAAAAGATTTACAGTCAGAAAGAAGCAGAAGCAATGGGTGCCGATGAGAATTGTTCCTTTATGGTAGAAGCAAAACGAGGTTTTTATTTTAACGAAGAATATGAAGGGACCTTATTCCATGAAATAACAGATCGGGATGTAAGGGCAAAACGTTATACACATGCCTGTCATGGCTATTCTCCTGAAAAGGAAAACTATACGACTATTCTTATGCTAGCAGGTAAAGGTGTACAGCAGGATGCAGTTATTCGTTCTATGCATCTAGTTGATGAAGGACCTACATTCGCAAGATTATTAGGTCTTAACCTAGGACAAACAGATGGACAGGTTATTGAGAATTTCTTAACGCTTTGA
- a CDS encoding sodium:solute symporter family protein — translation MNFAVLIPILIVYMGIMSWLAYYGYKKTVTESDYLVGGRNIHPAVMALSYGATFISTSAIVGFGGVSAAHGFSLLWLAFLNIVLGIFVAFAIFGTKIRKLSLELNATTFPTLLGKRYDSKFITVFSGSMIFILMPAYTSIVLIGGGRFLQESMSMNFNLALILLAAIIAIYVVTGGIKAVMYTDAFGAVVMLIGMAIFLFVTYQAVGGIIEGHSGLSAMKDLVPQALVDQGHQGWTSMPELGSPLWWTIVSTIIMGVGVGVLAQPQLAMRCMAVKDDRALYRSVLVGGIFIFFMTGAAFVIGPLSNLYFYENTGGIALTAAKGNVDLIIPIFINQLMPDWFIYLFTLTLLSATISTISSLIHVQATAFGQDILKTLGVQSLFGSKLNPSRIGVVVGVIAAVILAYLLPAGIIAQATAFWFGICAAGFLPALIGALYWKRATKAAATASMITGFTVSIIGFLFLHLKEAAAIGLSQALFGKATVLPFPWTHIDPLFYALPLSAAVFVVVSLLDKSTNVKKQTEKGTIVPAVSE, via the coding sequence ATGAATTTTGCAGTCTTAATACCGATTCTTATCGTATATATGGGGATCATGTCATGGCTCGCATATTATGGATACAAAAAGACCGTAACAGAATCAGACTATTTGGTTGGTGGACGAAACATTCATCCAGCAGTTATGGCGCTTTCTTATGGAGCTACCTTTATTAGTACTTCTGCCATCGTTGGATTTGGAGGAGTTTCAGCAGCTCATGGATTTAGTTTGCTATGGCTTGCATTTCTTAATATTGTCCTTGGGATCTTTGTAGCTTTTGCGATTTTTGGAACGAAAATTCGGAAGCTTTCATTAGAATTAAATGCTACCACGTTTCCTACTCTTTTAGGAAAACGTTATGATTCTAAATTTATAACCGTTTTTTCTGGAAGCATGATTTTTATTTTAATGCCGGCATATACAAGCATTGTTTTGATCGGAGGCGGGCGCTTTCTCCAAGAATCAATGTCTATGAATTTCAATCTGGCGCTAATTCTTCTAGCTGCTATTATTGCGATTTATGTAGTTACTGGAGGCATCAAGGCCGTCATGTATACAGATGCTTTCGGGGCAGTTGTCATGTTGATCGGAATGGCTATCTTCTTATTTGTAACGTACCAAGCCGTTGGCGGAATTATTGAAGGCCACAGCGGATTAAGTGCAATGAAGGACCTCGTGCCGCAAGCTCTTGTTGACCAAGGACATCAAGGCTGGACAAGCATGCCTGAATTAGGTTCTCCGCTTTGGTGGACGATTGTTAGTACGATCATTATGGGAGTAGGCGTAGGTGTTCTTGCGCAGCCTCAGCTTGCCATGAGATGTATGGCCGTAAAAGATGACAGAGCTTTGTATCGCTCGGTTTTAGTCGGTGGAATCTTTATCTTCTTTATGACAGGTGCTGCTTTTGTAATCGGACCACTAAGCAACCTTTATTTTTATGAGAATACAGGTGGAATTGCCTTAACTGCGGCTAAAGGAAATGTTGATCTGATCATACCAATTTTCATTAATCAGCTCATGCCTGACTGGTTTATTTATCTTTTTACTCTAACGTTATTATCAGCCACTATATCAACAATCAGTTCATTAATTCACGTTCAAGCAACAGCTTTCGGCCAAGATATATTAAAGACTCTTGGTGTTCAATCTCTTTTCGGATCTAAGCTTAACCCTTCAAGAATCGGAGTAGTTGTTGGTGTGATCGCGGCTGTTATCTTAGCCTATTTACTCCCGGCAGGAATTATTGCTCAAGCGACTGCTTTTTGGTTTGGTATTTGTGCTGCAGGATTCTTGCCAGCACTTATTGGAGCACTATATTGGAAAAGAGCAACGAAAGCAGCTGCAACTGCTAGCATGATTACAGGTTTTACAGTGAGTATCATCGGATTCTTGTTCTTACATCTAAAAGAAGCTGCAGCGATTGGCTTATCTCAAGCTTTGTTCGGTAAGGCAACTGTACTTCCTTTTCCTTGGACCCACATCGATCCTTTGTTCTACGCCCTTCCTTTATCCGCTGCTGTCTTTGTCGTTGTCAGCTTGCTCGATAAAAGTACAAATGTAAAAAAACAAACAGAAAAAGGAACAATAGTGCCAGCTGTTTCCGAGTAA
- a CDS encoding YndM family protein translates to MEQAKVIIMKFIVCLIAFWIGLDLFFDATISDIVSFAVTTTVITYIIADRILLPRIGKTNTLMAEFILAYLVVWIFGSILLDGYLQIAWGSVISAGIITATEVFVHQYLLKHIKGTEKNQRQHRRFRPGFRYATEFAEEQDPRGKKNKDE, encoded by the coding sequence ATGGAACAAGCAAAAGTCATTATCATGAAATTTATCGTGTGCCTAATCGCCTTTTGGATAGGATTAGATTTGTTTTTTGATGCAACTATAAGTGACATCGTTTCATTCGCTGTAACAACAACCGTTATTACTTATATCATTGCAGACCGTATTCTTCTGCCGCGTATCGGAAAAACAAACACACTAATGGCTGAGTTTATATTAGCATACCTTGTGGTTTGGATCTTTGGATCGATTTTATTAGATGGATATTTGCAAATAGCATGGGGAAGTGTGATATCAGCCGGTATCATCACGGCTACAGAAGTATTTGTTCATCAATACTTACTTAAACATATAAAGGGAACGGAGAAAAATCAAAGACAGCATAGAAGATTCAGACCAGGCTTCCGATATGCAACGGAATTTGCAGAAGAACAAGATCCAAGAGGGAAAAAGAATAAAGATGAATAA
- a CDS encoding PH domain-containing protein, with amino-acid sequence MGILSGLLGNASEVDLHEVEKELELIVAENERIEKGYKIIRDYLVFTNTRLILIDKQGITGKKTEFHSIPYKSITHFSVETAGTFDLDSELKIWISSTALPISKQFKKDKSIFDVQKALATYIAK; translated from the coding sequence ATGGGAATTTTAAGTGGATTATTAGGGAATGCTTCAGAAGTAGATCTTCATGAAGTTGAGAAAGAACTAGAATTAATTGTTGCTGAGAATGAAAGAATTGAAAAAGGTTATAAAATTATCCGTGACTATTTAGTGTTTACCAATACACGATTGATCTTAATTGATAAGCAAGGAATCACAGGAAAGAAAACAGAATTTCATTCAATACCATATAAGAGTATTACGCATTTCAGCGTTGAGACAGCCGGAACATTTGATTTAGATTCAGAATTAAAAATTTGGATTTCTAGCACTGCACTTCCTATTTCCAAACAATTTAAAAAAGATAAAAGTATTTTTGATGTTCAAAAAGCATTAGCTACATATATTGCAAAATAA
- a CDS encoding aminopeptidase P N-terminal domain-containing protein: MIYRKVLIGFCVSQLLLFTACSDKTTKEKPIEQEQIEKKEESVTVAEQKAALPDNFFLDNRMKLAEKIGNGSVLILYGKRNAEMTVVKNPDDQTKLGADRNFYYLTGIKDPEGIVVIRKEEDEIKETLYTSKDLKQSKEISKIQTIKEIQTFKKDQGNLLTESNVLYVDLGPLERTEIQIISELQNEANKKGIAIQNIYPVLTTFRMVKTVDEINMIRDAISVTNAGIKAMMKASITNKDEKDLEQVFRKELKERNIKRMSFDPIIGGGKNSTDIHYLHNDQPIKPDDIVVTDVGAEYDYYAADITRTFPSDGTFTDRQRQIYEIVLKAQEETIKAVRPGITLMDLEKTAKSALTEGLIQANIISEESQLRDYYPHMVSHHIGLDVHDVTDFELPLQPGNVISIEPGIYLINEQLGVRIEDNLLITEGGNEILSKDLIKTVEEIESFMKP, from the coding sequence GTGATTTATAGAAAGGTTCTAATAGGATTTTGTGTTTCTCAACTCTTACTTTTTACTGCATGCAGTGATAAGACAACCAAGGAAAAGCCAATAGAGCAAGAACAAATCGAGAAAAAAGAAGAGAGTGTGACTGTAGCAGAACAGAAGGCAGCGTTACCTGATAATTTTTTCCTAGATAATCGAATGAAACTGGCAGAAAAAATAGGGAATGGCTCAGTTCTAATTCTTTATGGAAAAAGGAATGCAGAAATGACGGTTGTTAAAAATCCGGATGATCAAACCAAACTAGGTGCAGACCGCAATTTTTATTACCTGACAGGAATAAAGGATCCGGAAGGGATTGTAGTTATTCGGAAAGAGGAAGATGAAATAAAAGAAACCTTGTATACTTCTAAAGATTTGAAGCAATCTAAAGAAATTTCAAAGATTCAAACCATCAAAGAAATACAAACCTTTAAGAAAGACCAAGGTAACCTATTAACCGAGTCGAATGTATTATATGTTGATTTAGGACCTCTTGAGAGAACTGAAATACAAATTATAAGTGAGTTACAAAATGAAGCGAATAAAAAAGGAATCGCCATCCAAAATATCTACCCCGTGCTAACCACCTTCAGGATGGTAAAAACTGTAGATGAGATTAACATGATTAGGGATGCTATCTCTGTTACAAATGCAGGTATCAAAGCTATGATGAAAGCTTCTATTACTAATAAAGATGAAAAAGATCTCGAGCAAGTGTTCAGGAAAGAACTAAAAGAAAGAAATATAAAGAGGATGAGTTTTGATCCAATCATTGGCGGAGGGAAAAACTCTACTGATATTCACTACCTACATAATGATCAACCCATAAAGCCTGATGACATAGTCGTTACGGATGTTGGTGCAGAATATGATTACTACGCAGCGGATATTACACGGACCTTCCCCTCTGATGGAACTTTTACAGACCGTCAGAGACAAATTTATGAGATCGTTTTAAAAGCTCAAGAAGAAACCATTAAAGCTGTGAGACCTGGAATAACTCTTATGGACCTAGAAAAAACAGCAAAATCTGCCCTTACAGAAGGCTTAATACAAGCAAACATTATATCGGAGGAATCCCAGTTGCGTGACTATTATCCACATATGGTTTCTCATCATATAGGTCTTGATGTCCATGATGTTACTGACTTTGAATTGCCTCTTCAGCCAGGGAATGTGATCAGTATTGAACCTGGAATCTATCTTATAAATGAACAATTAGGTGTAAGGATTGAAGACAATCTTTTAATAACAGAGGGCGGGAACGAAATTTTGTCCAAAGACTTAATAAAAACAGTCGAAGAGATTGAAAGTTTTATGAAACCTTAA
- the nagZ gene encoding beta-N-acetylhexosaminidase, which translates to MFAGLGKADSVLAKQNGETEIIIAQNMPQLNEVISEDSIDLTSLWAKEDGTYVEVTKNLKWSSLNKTVASVNNEGVVSLTGKNGRTFIVVTDGKSFDRIGIHVKDGEAKLLKQEGTKYDLIAKAITSMTVKEKIGQMLMPDFRTWNGKNVTEMNDEIKELVKKYHLGGVILFRENVVTTEQTTRLVDEYKKANEDYGLLISIDQEGGIVTRLQSGTDFPGNMALGATRSTELAESVGHAIGSELHSLGINMNLAPVLDVNNNPDNPVIGVRSFGGDPQLVAELGTSYTKGLQSAGMAATAKHFPGHGDTAVDSHLGLPSVPHDKERLLEVELYPFQQAMDQGIDAIMTAHVTFPKIDPTTVISKKDGTEIALPATLSHEVLTNLMRKEMGFEGVISTDALNMKAIADHFGAVDAVIRAVNAGTDIILMPVGLEEVANGLYKAVEKGEITEERINESVERLLTLKAKRGIYKQVSETPIDEKITHAEEVVGNKAHKDLENEVAKKSITLVKNDGVLPVNKAEKKSIVVVGNSYSENLQQALSTHHSSVELIKTGQPLTQEQLQKVQNADLVVLGTYTFNVSGRLPSSPQMQMVNQVIGAVPEKTIAVGIRNPYDIMAFPEISAYITQYSFRDASFRAAAETIFGMNNPSGKLPITIFKDANSVLYPFGHGLSY; encoded by the coding sequence ATGTTTGCAGGATTGGGTAAAGCTGATTCTGTATTAGCCAAACAGAACGGTGAAACAGAAATAATCATTGCTCAAAACATGCCGCAGCTTAATGAAGTGATCTCGGAAGATTCCATCGATTTAACCTCATTATGGGCAAAGGAAGATGGAACTTATGTTGAAGTAACAAAAAACCTGAAATGGAGTTCATTAAACAAGACGGTAGCTTCCGTTAATAATGAAGGTGTTGTAAGTCTTACTGGAAAGAACGGCAGAACATTTATTGTCGTAACAGATGGCAAATCTTTCGACAGAATTGGAATTCATGTGAAAGATGGAGAGGCAAAGTTATTAAAACAAGAAGGTACAAAATACGACCTTATTGCGAAAGCCATTACATCTATGACTGTGAAGGAAAAGATCGGACAAATGTTAATGCCAGATTTTCGTACTTGGAACGGAAAAAATGTAACAGAAATGAATGATGAAATAAAAGAACTTGTGAAAAAATATCATCTTGGTGGTGTGATTCTCTTTCGTGAGAATGTTGTAACAACAGAGCAAACAACTAGACTCGTTGATGAGTATAAAAAGGCGAACGAAGACTACGGATTATTGATATCAATCGACCAAGAAGGCGGAATTGTGACACGTTTGCAGAGTGGTACCGATTTCCCAGGAAATATGGCGCTTGGTGCTACAAGATCAACAGAACTGGCGGAATCTGTCGGACATGCTATTGGCTCTGAACTTCACTCACTTGGAATAAACATGAATCTAGCCCCTGTATTAGATGTGAACAATAATCCTGACAATCCGGTTATCGGCGTTCGATCATTTGGTGGAGATCCTCAGCTTGTTGCTGAATTGGGAACTTCTTATACTAAGGGATTGCAAAGTGCAGGAATGGCTGCGACTGCTAAACATTTTCCAGGGCATGGTGATACAGCGGTAGATTCACATTTAGGACTACCTTCTGTTCCTCATGATAAAGAAAGGCTGTTGGAAGTAGAACTCTATCCTTTTCAGCAGGCAATGGATCAAGGGATTGATGCTATCATGACGGCGCATGTTACTTTCCCGAAAATTGACCCAACCACTGTTATCTCTAAAAAGGATGGTACTGAAATCGCTCTTCCTGCCACTTTGTCACATGAGGTATTAACAAATTTAATGAGAAAAGAAATGGGATTTGAAGGTGTAATTTCTACTGATGCATTAAATATGAAAGCAATCGCTGACCATTTCGGCGCAGTTGATGCGGTAATTCGTGCTGTTAATGCGGGTACAGACATCATCTTAATGCCTGTTGGATTAGAAGAAGTAGCTAACGGTTTATACAAAGCAGTTGAAAAAGGTGAGATTACAGAAGAAAGAATTAATGAATCTGTTGAACGCTTGTTAACGCTAAAAGCAAAACGCGGTATTTATAAACAAGTCAGTGAAACACCAATAGATGAGAAAATCACACATGCTGAAGAAGTAGTAGGAAATAAAGCTCATAAAGATTTAGAGAATGAAGTGGCTAAAAAATCAATTACGCTAGTTAAAAACGATGGTGTACTGCCGGTTAACAAAGCTGAAAAGAAATCCATTGTAGTAGTGGGGAACTCATACAGCGAAAATCTTCAACAAGCTTTGTCAACCCATCATTCCTCGGTTGAATTGATTAAAACGGGTCAGCCTTTAACTCAGGAACAATTGCAAAAAGTACAGAATGCCGATTTAGTTGTGCTTGGAACATATACGTTTAACGTTTCTGGACGCTTGCCATCTTCTCCTCAAATGCAGATGGTCAATCAAGTGATCGGTGCAGTTCCAGAAAAAACAATCGCAGTAGGTATTCGAAATCCTTACGATATTATGGCATTTCCTGAAATATCAGCTTATATCACTCAATACAGCTTTAGAGATGCTAGCTTTAGAGCTGCAGCAGAAACAATCTTCGGCATGAACAACCCGTCAGGAAAATTGCCGATTACCATTTTTAAAGATGCAAACAGTGTTCTCTATCCATTTGGTCATGGATTAAGCTACTAA
- a CDS encoding exo-beta-N-acetylmuramidase NamZ family protein — MKKWGIFLTLLLMFSFVLPGAQATNNNNRFEHRQNFKTGLERLLDQEMSVLEGKNVGLITNPTGIDRSLNSIVDVLYNHPDIELKALYGPEHGVRGSAQAGQYVEFYTDPKTGLPVYSLYGATKKPTPEMLEGIDVLVFDIQDVGTRFYTYIYTMAYAMEAAKENNIPFVVLDRPNPLGGEQVEGPVLDPAYSSFVGLYPIPLRHGMTVGELANLFNEEFGIGADLKVVEMKGWKRSWAYEDSGLEWVLPSPNMPTKDTALVYPGSALIEGTNVSEGRGTTKPFELIGAPFINGDELAKKLNDEALPGVKFRSASFIPASSKHAGKLSHGVEIHVTDGQLFQPVLTGITLVKAIHDLYPNDFQFRAEDSKGISFFDLLVGNGWVRDYIESGRSVDEIVSRYNDELEEFKELRAQYLLY; from the coding sequence ATGAAAAAATGGGGAATCTTTTTAACGTTGTTGCTGATGTTTTCTTTCGTACTTCCGGGTGCTCAAGCTACGAATAATAATAACAGATTCGAGCATAGACAGAACTTTAAAACGGGTTTAGAGAGACTGTTAGATCAGGAGATGAGTGTTTTAGAAGGTAAAAATGTAGGTTTGATAACGAATCCTACAGGAATTGACCGCAGCTTAAACAGTATAGTTGATGTTCTATACAACCATCCTGACATTGAGTTGAAAGCATTGTATGGCCCTGAACATGGAGTGAGAGGGAGTGCGCAAGCTGGTCAATATGTTGAGTTTTATACAGATCCCAAAACGGGTCTTCCTGTATATAGCTTATACGGAGCGACAAAGAAACCTACTCCTGAGATGCTTGAAGGAATTGATGTTCTCGTGTTTGATATTCAAGATGTCGGAACTCGCTTCTACACATACATTTACACAATGGCTTATGCAATGGAAGCAGCGAAAGAGAACAACATTCCTTTTGTTGTCTTAGACCGTCCGAATCCTCTTGGCGGTGAACAAGTGGAAGGTCCTGTGTTAGATCCGGCTTATTCCTCGTTTGTAGGATTATATCCGATTCCACTAAGACACGGTATGACTGTAGGAGAATTGGCCAACTTGTTTAACGAAGAATTTGGCATTGGAGCTGATTTAAAGGTAGTAGAAATGAAAGGCTGGAAACGATCTTGGGCATATGAAGATAGCGGACTAGAATGGGTACTCCCTTCTCCAAACATGCCGACAAAAGATACAGCACTTGTTTATCCAGGAAGTGCGCTTATTGAAGGAACGAATGTTTCAGAGGGAAGAGGAACGACGAAACCGTTTGAGTTAATTGGCGCTCCATTTATTAATGGTGATGAATTAGCGAAGAAACTGAACGATGAGGCATTACCCGGAGTGAAGTTCCGTTCAGCATCCTTTATACCTGCATCTTCAAAACACGCTGGGAAGCTATCTCATGGTGTAGAAATTCATGTAACGGATGGTCAGTTATTCCAACCGGTCCTAACTGGAATCACTTTAGTTAAAGCGATTCATGATCTATACCCGAATGATTTTCAATTCCGCGCAGAAGACAGCAAAGGAATTTCTTTCTTTGACCTTTTAGTTGGAAATGGATGGGTAAGAGACTATATTGAATCAGGGCGCAGTGTTGATGAGATCGTCTCCCGTTACAATGATGAACTTGAGGAATTTAAGGAATTAAGAGCACAATATTTATTGTACTAA
- a CDS encoding GntR family transcriptional regulator: MIDKKSPMPLYFQIEEAIKQKIDKGEWITGTMISSEREFAENYEVSRMTVRQAINNLVNDGYLTRRKGKGTFVSAKKIEQKLLGLTSFTEDMRSRGYRPASKLVSFHTIKANQRLAMALEISEHQEVYEIKRVRLANDIPMAFETTFVPVHLLYLQENHIKEGSLYSQVESAGFEIDYATQSLEASIARDAESEILEITKGAPVLLIERQTFLTNGMPLELVHSVYRGDRYKFMIDMKR, encoded by the coding sequence ATGATTGATAAAAAATCACCAATGCCTCTTTATTTTCAGATTGAAGAAGCTATTAAACAAAAGATTGATAAGGGAGAATGGATAACTGGAACGATGATTTCTTCCGAACGAGAGTTTGCTGAAAACTATGAAGTTAGCCGAATGACTGTCCGTCAAGCGATAAACAATCTTGTGAATGATGGATACTTAACACGCCGTAAAGGTAAAGGGACATTTGTATCTGCTAAAAAAATCGAGCAGAAGCTCCTAGGACTTACTAGTTTTACAGAAGATATGAGGTCGCGGGGATATCGGCCAGCATCAAAACTTGTATCCTTTCACACCATTAAGGCCAATCAAAGACTTGCAATGGCTTTAGAAATTTCGGAACACCAAGAAGTTTATGAGATCAAACGGGTTCGCCTTGCAAATGATATTCCAATGGCGTTCGAAACCACATTTGTTCCTGTTCATCTTCTATATCTGCAAGAAAATCATATAAAAGAAGGCTCACTGTATTCACAGGTAGAAAGTGCTGGCTTCGAGATTGATTATGCGACACAAAGCTTAGAAGCATCGATTGCACGTGATGCTGAAAGTGAAATACTTGAGATAACGAAAGGTGCACCTGTACTTCTCATCGAAAGACAAACCTTTTTAACAAATGGAATGCCTTTGGAGTTAGTACATTCAGTTTATAGAGGTGACAGATACAAATTTATGATCGATATGAAACGCTAA